The genomic DNA ATATCCACAGAACCGGTGGATAGTAAGGTTGGGCAAAACAAGTTATCCAAGTTATTGTCCACATTATCAACAACCCTGTGTATAAGTTATACACATATCCACATTCATCCACAAATCAATATGTAAAGGAGACTTGCCGGGGAAGGGACAAGTCTCCTTGTTCAGTCTTACAGAGGTTACTTACGTCGTGCGCGACGATCAGCTGCTCGTGCTCTTTCCTGCGCTTGCAGATCCTCAGAGTCGGCAAGCTCTTGGGAAAATTCGACGTCACGGCCGTCAGAAGGGGCCATGTTTTGTTTGTTCTTTGCTTGTTTGCGCGAACGATTGTCTTTTCCCATGAGTGAACCCTCCTTAGACATTAAGTGAGAGGATGACCTCTCGTTTATTATGATGTACAAAATGGTTTGAACTATAAGAGGAAAGAATGGGTAATCAAGTGAAAAAGTGGCCTGAAATTCTTTATCCACATGTGAATAACTTGCCTGCGCAGTTTAACCTTCACAGAACAGAAAATGCCCACCCCAGTTAAAAGGCAGGCATTGATATCGTTTTTTGTTAAGCTTCCAGAATTTCTTCCACAGGTGTATGAGCCATTTCGCGGACAGTATGCATGTAATAGCTGTCTCGCTCGATTTGGAATAGGTTATAAATGTCTTCGTTCGCGTTCAATTGTTGGTAAATGTCTGGACGTGTTTCGTTTGCCAGTGAGACATATGGAATTTTCAACGCAGCGCGTTCTGAACGTACATTCGTTTTACGAATCCGCATGAAGATCGTCTGAATGTCCTTTTCGAAAAAGAGTTCATTGAAGAACGCTTCTTTTGCCGGCTGATTGTACCCTTTACCGTGATAAGGCTTTCCGATCCAAGTACCTAGGAAGCCGCAGCCATCCTGGACATCGAATAAGTTGATCGTTCCGATCGGGTTGCCCCATTCATCTAAAATCGTTCTGGAAATCAGCTCGCCATTTTCTTCGGCTTCCATCGTCTGTTTCGTAAGGAAAATGAATTCCTCAACAGAATAGGCTTTATGACGCACAAAAGGAAAGACCGCTGGATCCACCATTAATTCATAAAGAACATGACATTCTGTAAGATCACGTTTCTTTAGCATAATATACATCCTCCCAAAGAGGGCAGTACGATTCCTACCCTCGAATTAAAAGTTCTAATTCGGGGTGGGAATCGAACCCACTAAGACCAGATGTACTGGTGGCGCACCAATTGCCTTCCCTTAATACCATTGATTTTATTTAATTGGTCAATTCTTCTTTATCATAATCGATTTTGTTCCAAAAGGGAACGAACATTTTTTGTCAAAAAGTACTATTTTTTCTATCCTCAAAAATGGGTCTCAAATAATGATTTGTCCAAAAATCTTCATCCCCATATCATATGTGGTAAGCACTCGAAAAGTGCATCTTCATCCGCTCTTTTAGTTGAATTTTTTATAAACAATTTCTCCACCGATCATCGTCAAATTCGGCAATGCAGAGAATTGGAAGGGGTGGTCATTCCATAGCGTCAGATCCGCCTCTTTACCGATTTCAAGACTTCCGACACGGTCGTCAATTCCGAGGTTTCTAGCCGGATTAATCGTAATGCCTTCCAGCGCTTGTTCCACTGATAGTCCTTCCCGGATCGCAATGGCTGCACAGACATTCAAATACTGGATCGGGATATATGGGTGATCGGTTGTTATGGAAACTGACACACCATGATCGTTCAATACTTTATAGGTCTGCCAGGTCTTGTTCTTCAGCTCGATTTTCGATTTACGCGTGAGAGTCGGGCCGACGGAAACCTGAAGATCTCTTCCTTCAAGTTCTGAAGCAATCAGGTGTCCTTCTGTACAATGTTCGATTCGCAAATCAAGGTTGAATTCATCAGCAAAGCGAACAGCAGACAATATATCATCAGCTCTGTGGGCATGGATCCTCACGGGCATTTCCCGTTTCAACACAGATAGAATCGGTGCAGTCCGTAAGCATTCTGGATTGTCGGTATTCAACGCTTTGTAAAACTCTTCACGGAGCATTCCCATAATCCCCATACGTGTAATGGAGTCGTTATGGCGCCCACTGTGGATCCGCTTCGGATTTTCCCCAAGGGCAATTTTTAGTCCCGCCTTCTGCTTCATGATCATCTTCTGGATGTTTTGTCCATATGTTTTGATGACTGAGGTTTGACCGCCGATTACATTAGCACTTCCTGGCATAACGTGGGCGGTGGTGATCCCGAATTTAATTGCATCATTGAAGGCGATATCCAATGGATGGACACCATCAATCGCCCGTATATGGGGAGTCAACGGCTCGTGCGTCTCATTGGCATCGTTACCGGCCCAGCCTGTTCCTTCATCATATAATCCCAGATGAGTGTGGACATCAATGAACCCGGGCAGCAAGTGCATACCTGAGGCCTCAATCACTTCCATTTCATCATTTCGCTGAATTTCTGTTGAAATATTTATGATTTTACCTTCACTGATCAGAAGATCACCTTTAAATGGTTCTGATGTGACAGGGTAAAGTGTGGCATTTTTAAATAACGTTTTCATTCCATACCTCTTCCTCTTTATTTCAAGATAAGTATAGCTTTGCCAGGGTGAAAAAGGAAGTTTATTTTTAAAAAGGATTTGTTCAGCTTTAGGCGGACGCTTTCCGCGGGCAACGCTTCAGCCTCACTTTCACAGGATGTGGTGGCTTCGACGTTCACCATAGGACGTGGTGGTTTTTAGTCGAAGATCCTTAATGCTCAATCTGCGGGGTCTTCAGCTGTTGCTTTTCCCGCTGGAGTCGCCGCCTTACGCTTCCATTTTCTTAATCCACAACATTCTTTAACAGAGCCTTTAAATAAAAATCATTCTAAACTTTTCCCATTAAGAAACAAAAACTTCATCGTTCATAAATAGCTGTCAGGGCTGAATTTAATGTTGGGTAAGTGAACTTATAGCCATGCTTCAATGCTTTTTCAGGAAACACCTTCTGTCCATCCAGAATCAAGGTGCTCATTTCCCCGAGTGCGGTCCGTAAAACAAATCCAGGGAGTGGAAGCCAGTGAGGCCGTCCAAGTGCTTTTCCGAGGATCCGTCCGAAATCGTCCATCTGGACAGGGTGTGGGGACGTCGCATTCACAGGTCCTTCAATCGTTTCTTGATGCAGGATATAGTCCATCAATCCGACTACATCGCGTATATGTATCCAAGAGTACCATTGATCACCTGACCCTAATGGTCCTCCGGCATAAAGCTTATAAGGTAAAGCCATGCGGGGAAGTGCTCCTTCGTCTTTATCCAGGATGATTCCGAAACGGGTAAGCACGACTCGTACACCATATTGTTCAGCTTTCTGTGCTTCACTTTCCCACTCTTCCGTTACTTTGGCGAGAAAATCGTCGCCGGACCTCGTTGTATTTTCATCGAATTTTTCGCTTTCCGAAGTACCATAATAACCGATTGCTGATGCATTTATGAGGGTGTGGGGCTTTGATTCCATGCTTTCAATAATCTTCAGGATTTCACGGGTGGCTTGAATTCGGCTGGAGAGGATTTTCTCCTTCTTTTCTTCCGTCCAGCGCCCGTTGATCGTTTCACCCGCCAGGTTTATGATTGCGTCGATTCCAGTAAGCTGATCGGTTTCTGCATCATCTGTCAGCCACTTCACATAGGTGACATGCTCCTTAACTGGCTTTCCAGATGGATTCCGTGTCAAAATGAATACGTGATGACCCTGGCTCGTAAAATGGTCAGTCAATGCTTCGCCTACAAATCCTGTTCCCCCTGAAATCGCGATTTTCATACCAATTCCTCCTCAGCAAGGTTACTTACACTATTCTTCCTTTTATAGGGCATTCCCTTTTTGTCAATTAAAGAACCGTAACTTTTTCAGTGGTAAAGTTTCCTATTAAAATCGAGGCCAGTGGTTGTGCTAAAATGGGGAGAGAGGTGATCCAATTGAAAATTACGAAGATCACAGTCCAGAAAAAGAACAAAAGCCGCTTTAATGTATTCATAGATCGTGGCAATGGGGAAGAGTTCGGCTTTGCCATCCATGAAGAGGTTTATATAAAATCCGGTATTCGAAAAGGCATGGAGCTGACAAACGAAGAGATGGAAGAAATGAAGCTTGAGGATCAGTTCCAAAAAGGGCTGAGCCAGGCGATGAATTTCCTATCCTATCGGATGAGGTCAGCCGAGGAAATAAGGGCTTATCTCCTCAAAAAAGAAATCGAGCCTTCAACGATCAAAGCGATCATCCAGCGATTAGAGGAAAACGGATATGTGAACGATCTTGAGTTCGCTAAAATGTTCATCCGAAGCAAAATCACAACGACCAAGAAGGGTCCATTGGCATTGAAGCAGGAACTGAAAAAGAAAGGCGTTTCTGATTCACTCATTGAACAAGCGATTGAAACGTATTCAGTTGAAGAGCAGGTAGAAGAAGCAACGAAACTTGCAACAAAGAAAGCGAAGCAGGATAAGAAATTGAGTGAGAATGCACGTAAGCAGAAGGTTGCTCAGTTTCTGCAGCAAAAAGGGTTTCCATGGGGTGTGGTGGAACAAGCGATAGAAAATGCCTCCCTCGAAAAGGATGAAGATGAAGAGAGGGAGGCTTTGGATATTCAAGCTATAAAAGCTCATAGAAAGTATCAGAAATACGAGGGCTGGGAATACAAACAGAAAATGAAACAATTCCTCTATAGGAAAGGTTTCCCGATTACGCTCATTGAAGAATGGTTGGATGAGAACGCTGAACTCATCGATCGATGAAGATTTCCGCTTGTCCTACATTTTGTTCAACAATCATACGGGCAACCGTTTCTGAGCTCTTAAGGCGGGAGCGGTCCTTGATATGGTCGGTTTCATTCCAGAATGGGGTATCCATTCCACCCATGTAGACAGCAGTGATTTTGATGGACGTGCCCTCAAGCTCTTTAATGAGACTTTCGGTAAAACCACGGACAGCAAACTTGCTTGCTACATAAACGGATTCGTTTTTCTTTCCTCGCAGTCCGGCAGTCGAGATGATGTTCATGATTTGTCCGTTGCCTTGTTCAACAAGTGAAGGCAGAGCAGCACGGGTCATGTTAATGGTCCCTTTGACATTGGTTGCAAGGACTTGATCGATTTCGTCATCACCATAGCTTTCTAGAGGTCCGAAAACACCCGTCCCAGCATTATTGATGATGAGATCAAGTGAGATATCTTCAAGCTTCTTCGTAAAAAGGTGTTGTTTTACATCTTCATAATCGGTGATGTCACATGTAATAGGTGTCGCTTGTCCTCCAGCTTCTTGAATCTCCTGAGCGACTTTTTCAAGCGGTTCAAGACGACGGCCGATCAGATAGACATGATTACCGTCTTTTCCATATTGGAGTGCAAGACTTCTTCCTAATCCTGTGCCAGCTCCGGTTATCAGAACATTTTTCATGATGTAACACTCCTTATCGTGGATTCGTATTCATGCTAGCACAACTTGTACGCCATTTCGAGAAAACATAAGCTACGCTAGGAGGTATGTATGATGAGCAGATTGTATAGTGAAATGTCAGAGCACGAGATTAACCAAGAGATCAGGGAAATGACGGAAAAAGCGAGAAAAGCTGAACAGCTCGGAATTGTAAACGAAGTAGCTGTCTATCAACGGAAAATTATGATGGCGAAAAGTTATTTATTGGATCCGGCGGATTATAAGCCGGATGAAGTGTATGAATTAGAAGGGGACCCTGGCAGCCGTTTCAAGATTTCTTATATGAATGGCATTTTTGCATGGGGTTACCGTAATGAATCAGATGAAATGGAAGCATTCCCGATTTCTATGTTGATTAAGTTTTAAAGGTTAATCAGAAATTCATTAACTATTCCACATGAATTATAAAAAGGATGTCCTGCGGTCCGTGAAGGACGTTAGGACATACCTCTCGGATTGAATGAAACTAGGAGCGTTTCCGTGTTTCGACCTTTAGAACATGGTTGTGTAAGCTCCGTTGTGTTTCACCATTTACCTGGTTGAAGCTATGCTTCGGGTTCGCACGAGGCGATTGGAAAGGATCTTCATAGTTAGGATGCATTTTATCTCGATTATCTTTGCCCAAGAGTCGGCACCTCCTAACAAGGTTATCCCTGGGTACGGTTGGAGCGACTCATCCGTTCTTGAGGGTGAGTCTGGGTCGTACCATTTGCACGTTTAGACGCATATTCATCCTTCGCACGGGCTTCGCCGTTTGGAGACATGCGATTAGGAAAGTTCTTTGCTTTATTACGCATCGGTAAGCACTCCTTTCTAAACGATACTCTTAGTATGAGATGAACCAAGAAACGATATGTTGTGAAATTATTGACAAGGAAGGAGAGAAATACAATGGAAGAAACGTTTCATAAATTAGCCCTGAAATTGCAGGAAAAGAACCCTTCATTGAGCTACGAGGAAGCACGTAATTGGGTAGAGGCACTTTGGGAAGATTTCGAGTCGACCAGAGCACGTGCCGGAAGAAGTTATAAAGGGCAAGAAGTGACCGAACGGATCGTTACCGAGTGGGTCAATCGTTTTGGAGACAAGCTTCATGAGTATTTCAGTTCCAATCCCAAATTTCAGCATTTACTCAAAAAAGGACCGAAGCATTGATTTTATCGTGAGCAAAATCGATTCATGGACTGAAAAGCATCTCCTTTATCCCATAAAAAAGGGTGCCCGTTCTCATGAACAGGCACCCTTCAACTTAGTTGGATGTTGCGACTTCCAATTTACGACGTAACGTTTTTTCGCTGTAAACCCATCCTGTATATGAGCTGATGACATTCAGTTCGTCATCCAGCTTCACCACTGCGACGAATGGGTAATGACCTTTTGAACGATAACGCAAATCAATGAAACGGACTTCGTAGCCTTCCTCCGCTTCTTCCACTTCCCAACGATAAACGGGGGAGAAGGAGAGGAATGCTGCGAGATTGTCATCTTTTACCGCCTCATTCAAAATCGGATTGTTCGGAACAGGCTTCCGGTCGTACACGTCATGAATGGTCAAGGAATTTCCTTTTACTTCAATGACGTGGAATTGTCCTGGACTCATGACAGCGACATGCTTTTGGCTCCACCTGATCGTCGGGCAAATGATGACCTTGGTCGCATCAGGCACTTCCTTTTTAACGAGCTTGATGGTCTGGTGTTTATCGATGTACCGCCAAATATAGTATCCGATCAATATCAGGTAGATGCCCAGGAAAGTGTATCCTGGATGGAATCCTTGATACCAAAGGATGAAACCGATGATATGGGCGGTGAAAATGAACGGGTCAAAAATATTGATCATGCCGAGCGCAACCCACTTTTTGGAGAAAGGGTGCACGGCTTGTGTCCCATAGGCATTGAAAATATCGACAAACACATGCAGGAACACAGCTAAGAAGGTCCATAACCAAACATGGAGCATTTTCGCTGCAGGTATGAACAACTCCAATCCACCGGCTATCAGAATCGGCCAAAGCAACACAGCAGGGATGGAGTGGGTAATACCCCGGTGATTCCGTATATAGACAGCATTATTTCTTAATTTGAGTACCGTATCAAAGTCAGGCGCATTCGATCCGATGATTGTCCCGATCAATACAGTCTGCGTCGTGATGGGATCCTGTGCAATGACTGGATCCAAGGTGGCAAGCCCACCTAAAGCGATACCCATAACAATATGTGTACCCGTATCCATTAATTGTCAAGGCCTCCTCAATTAAGCATTTTTCATAGTCCGGATTCGGATCTTTCTAACCATAGTGTATCCAATTATGTCAGGTTCGATGGGTAGACAACCCATAAATATCGTTTTTTAATACACATCCGTTATAGTATAGTGTTAAACGAGTTCAGTCATTTTGAAACAAAATAGCACGTTTCAAACAGATTATCAAAGTATTGAAACATGTTGGAGGATTTATTGTCATGTCAATGCCATTACATACAGAACAACGAGTTGATATTGAAACGTTCCAGTCTGATCTGATCTCATGGTTCGAACGAGAAAAAAGAGATCTTCCGTGGAGAAAGGAACGAGATCCATATAAAATCTGGGTTTCAGAAATCATGCTACAACAGACACGTGTGGATACTGTTATTCCATATTTTGAACGCTTTATGGAGCAATTTCCCACCGTCAGTGCGCTAGCTGAAGCTGAGGAAGAAAAAGTACTAAAAGCGTGGGAAGGTTTGGGCTATTATTCACGAGCTCGCAACCTCCATGCTGCTGTAAAAGAAGTAAAAGAGAAATATGAAGGGATCGTACCCGATCGCCCGAAAGAAATTCAATCCTTAAAAGGTGTAGGACCTTATACAGCAGGTGCTATTGCGAGTATCGCTTTCAGCCTTCCTGAGCCAGCAGTCGATGGAAATGTCATGCGAGTACTCTCGAGAATCCTTTTGATTGATGATGATATTGCCAAGCCTCAAACCCGTAAAAAGTTTGAAGAAGCAGTGCGACAATTGATTTCTGAAAAAAATCCATCGTATTTCAATCAAGGGCTCATGGAGCTCGGTGCGACGATTTGTACACCGAAAAATCCCTCCTGTATGTTATGCCCAGTGCAGCGACATTGTGCTGCGTTTGACGAGGGTCTACAGACTGAGCTGCCAGTGAAAAAGAAAAAAGGGAAAAATAAAATCGTGCCGATGGCCGTTGCCCTTCTCCAGAATGAAAAAGGCGAGACGATTATCGAAAAACGACCTGAAACGGGTCTACTGGCAAACCTGTGGCAATTCCCGAATGTAGAAGTTAATGAAGCAAACGGGAAGCATAAGGAACAATTGAAAACCTACTTAGAAGAAAAATACCCTATCCATGTTGAATTAAACGAGCATCTTCTTGATTTTCGGCATATCTTTTCTCATTTAACCTGGGAAATCGCTGTTTATCATGGGAGCTTTACGGTTAAGGAACAAATGGATGCTGGAAAAGTCGTTCAATTGCAAGAGTTGGAAGCCTATCCTTTGCCGGTTCCGCACCAAAAAGTAGCAGCTCTCTTGAAAGGAGAATAAATCATGGATTTGAATTTGAAAGGGAAACATGCTCTTGTTACAGGAGCTTCCAGAGGAATTGGAAAAGCTATCGCTTTAGGATTGAAAGAAGAAGGTGTAACAGTAGGTGTTTGTGCAAGAGGCGCAGCGGACTTGGAGAAATTGAAGCATACGTATCCTGAAATCTCCATCTATCAAGGAGATTTGATGAAGGATTATGATCGTGAAGCGATTTTCAATCAATTCATTCAAGATCACGGGTCCATCGATATACTCGTGAATAACGCTGGAGGAAGTCACGGTGGGGTTGTAGAAGAAACCTCTCTTGATCAATTCAGGGAGGCAATGGAGCTGAACTTTCATGCTGCTGTACACTTCAGCAAATTAGCTGTTGAACAGATGAAGTTGAACCAGAATGGCTCAATCATTAACATTTCAAGCATTTATGGAAGAGAATCTGGTGGAAAGCCGACCTATAACAGTTCTAAATCTGCATTGATCAGCTTTATCAAGTCTCTTGCAGGAGAAGTGATTTCCTCTGGCATTCGAGTCAATGGTGTAGCTCCTGGAGCAATTCTACACCCACAAGGAAGCTGGCAGCGCCGATTAGATGAAAATCCGGAGAAAATCGAACAATTTGTAGAAGAGGAAATTCCAGCAGGCCGATTCGGGAAACCAGAGGAAATTGCCGATGTCGTGACCTTCCTAGCATCTGAGCGTTCAAATTGGGTCGTAGGAGCGACCTTGAATGTCGACGGTGGACAATCCTATTCGAATTTTTAAAAATGGAAGAGGCTGTTCAAGCAGCCTCTATTTGTTTTGGCTGATTTCTACTTATGGACCGATTTGGGACAGAATCGTATAAAATTTAGAAATTATAGCCCGATTTGAGAAATTATAAACCAATTCGGCCAAATTATAGCCCAATTTCCGATTTTATAGCTCGATTTCAAATTTAAAATAAAAAAAGCTGACCCTAAGGCCAGCTTTTCCCTCATTCGTAATTCGGTCTTGTCCCATGACTCCAGTCTGCTTCATCTCGGTGCAATCCACCGCGGTCTTCGATTTCCTTGATAATCTCCTTATGCATGGAAACACCTTCAGAATTGAGAAACTGAGTCATCTGTTGTAAGCCGTGGTGGAAATAGGCAAGTTCTTTATCAGTCCATTCATCCATTGAAAGGGTTGCGAGTTCAGTCATATCTCTACCAACATACATGGTTTGAAAACCTCCTTGCTAAACAGGCTTTTTGATTCTTCATCATTGTTTTACCCTGTGTATATTGAATTTAATCTTTCCTTTTGAAACATCATTATGTCTGGTAAATGGTACATCTGAATTTGTCGGATAACACCTTTGCATGGTGGTTAAATTAACTCATGTGGAGGTGAGACTCATGGCAAAACAACAAAAGCCAGGACAACAACAAGCTGGTGCTAACATGGCGCAACAGCAAAATGCTCAAGCTCAACGACAAGCACAACAACAGCAACCTGCTCAAGCTGGTCAATACCAAGCAGAATTCGGTCAAGAATATGCACAAGAGGTACGCCAGCAAAATCAGCAATCGCAACAAGCGATGCGTGCGAAGCAGGGACAACAACAGCAACAACAAAACAACCAGCAGTAACTCCACAAACACTCTCGACTTCATAGTCGAGGGTGTTTTTTTATACAGCCTCCTCGTCGGTCTTCCAGTGACCTGCGAAGCTAGCCAGGGCGATTCCGCTTTTCTTGATTGTCCAGCTCCATCACCCAGCTTCTTGGATCACTTCAGACCTCCTGTGGCGGCGACAGCCTCCTCGTCGGTCTTCCAGTGACCTGTGAAGCTAGAGAAGGCGATTCCGCTTTTCTTCTTATGTTATGATTAAAAGAAGATGTTGTAAGGTTACACTAGTACGGACGGAAGGATTGAATTCGTATGTGTGGAAGATTTACACTGACTGCAGAAATTGATTTATTGATGGATTGGTTCGAGATTGATGAATGGGCATCAGATTTAGAATTCCAGCCTCGCTATAACATTGCACCCTCTCAGGATATCCTTGCAATTGTCGGCTATGAGGGCAAGCGAAGAGCTGGTTTCCTGAAATGGGGACTGGTTCCATTCTGGGCAAAGGATCCATCAATCGGTAATAAAATGATTAATGCACGAGCGGAAACGGTACCTGAAAAACCGAGTTTCAAGCATGCATTCCAAAAAAGAAGATGCATCATCCCTGCTGACGGATTTTATGAATGGAAGAAGGAAGGGAAACAGAAACAGCCGAAATACATAAGAATGAAGGACGCTCAGCCATTCGGCCTCGCAGGGTTATGGGAAAAATGGAAAAACGAGAACGGAAATACAATCCATACATGTACGATCCTCACGACAGAACCGAATGAACTGATGGAAGACATCCACAACCGGATGCCAGTCATTCTACAGAAAGAGGATTATTCGAAGTGGCTTGAATGGGAGGGTGAACAGGACGTGTTGAAGGATATGATGAAGCCTTTCGACCCTGCTGTAATGGAAGCGTATGATGTCTCCACGATTGTCAATTCGCCAAAGAACGATACCCCTGAATGTATCGAGGGACTTGCATGATGGAGATGCACATCCTTTTTCATTTACATGGAGAAAGGATATAATAGATAGAGAAATTTTTTAGTCGTTTATGAAAGGAGTCTCGTATGTCTTTTCCGACCACTGGAAGTTCGATTCAAATACAAAGCTATAAACATAATGGCCAGCTTCACCGTGTATGGGAAGAAACCATCATACTAAAAGGAACTTCCTCAGTAGTAATCGGCGGAAATGACCGGATCATCGTTACGGAATCTGATGGAAGACAATGGCGTACAAGAGAACCTGCTATTTGTTATTTCAATTCAGAACAATGGTTTAATGTCATTGGTATGTTAAGAGAACAAGGGATCCATTACTACTGTAATCTTGGCACTCCTTTTACATATGATGGGGAAGCATTGAAATATATCGATTATGATCTGGATGTGAAAGTCTTTCCAGATATGACGTATACAATACTGGACGAAGATGAATTTGCTCTTCACAAAAAAGAAATGGATTATCCGAAGGAAATCGGAGAAATCCTTCAGCGGAATTTAGATGAATTATGTTCGATGATCAACCAGCGCAAAGGCCCATTTGAGCCATATTTTGTGGAAAACTGGTACGAAAGATTTTTAGAATATCGTTAGTGATTCTTTGAAAAGTTCGACTGGGGTCGGGCTTTTTGTTTACTTTTCACCTGGGAACGGTATTCTCACTCTTGGAGGTGAGTATTACGGATAGTATCAAGCGTTATCTGCATTTTGTAAGGCCTTATACCAAACAGATTGTCTTCACGGTCATCATTGGAATTTTCAAATTCGGAATTCCGTTGTTGGTTCCGTTGATCTTAAAATATGTCATTGATGATGTCATCAACGCAGAAATCAGCATGGATGAAAAGTTCAGCCGCTTAAGCTGGGTTTTGGGCGGTGCTTTTTTTGTGTTTGTCGTATTGAGACCGCCTATTGAATATTATCGTCAATATTACGCGCAATGGACAGCGAGTAAAATTCTTTTTGATATTCGGGATTACCTGTTCAGTCATATCCAAAAGCTGAGTCTCAAATATTATTCGAATACAAAAGTCGGGGAGATCATTTCGCGTGTCATCCATGATGTGGAACAGACGAAATCCTTCGTCGTGACAGGGCTGATGAATGTCTGGCTCGACATGATCACCATCCTCATCGCTATCGGTATCATGTTTACAATGGATGGCTGGCTTACTCTTGTAGCGATATCACTTCTTCCCTTTTATGGTCTGTCGGTCAAATACTTCTACAGCCGGCTGAGACAGCTGACGAAGGACCGTTCTCAAGCCCTTGCTGAGGTACAGGGACATTTGCATGAGCGAGTCCAAGGGGTAAGTGTCATCAGGAGTTTTGCTCTTGAGGATTATGAACAAGACCAATTCAATGTTCGTAACTCCCATTTCTTGAACCGTGCGTTAGATCATACGTCCTGGAATGCCAAAACCTTTTCGGTGGTGAACACAATCACCGACATCGCTCCGATGCTCGTAATCGGTGTGGCAGGTTATTTCGCGATTACAGGAAAAATAACAGTCGGTGCGATGGTTGCTTTCGTCGCTTATATGGACAGGCTGTACAACCCGTTGCGAAGACTTGTCAACTCCTCAACGACATTGACCCAGGCGATTGCCTCGATGGATCGTGTATTCGATTTTATGGACGAAGCCTATGATATCGAGGATAAGCCTGGTTCGAAGAAGTTGAAGCATGTGGATGGAAAAGTTACGTTCGATCGAGTTTCATTCCGAT from Pseudalkalibacillus sp. SCS-8 includes the following:
- a CDS encoding YfhJ family protein — encoded protein: MEETFHKLALKLQEKNPSLSYEEARNWVEALWEDFESTRARAGRSYKGQEVTERIVTEWVNRFGDKLHEYFSSNPKFQHLLKKGPKH
- a CDS encoding SDR family oxidoreductase, translated to MKNVLITGAGTGLGRSLALQYGKDGNHVYLIGRRLEPLEKVAQEIQEAGGQATPITCDITDYEDVKQHLFTKKLEDISLDLIINNAGTGVFGPLESYGDDEIDQVLATNVKGTINMTRAALPSLVEQGNGQIMNIISTAGLRGKKNESVYVASKFAVRGFTESLIKELEGTSIKITAVYMGGMDTPFWNETDHIKDRSRLKSSETVARMIVEQNVGQAEIFIDR
- a CDS encoding YpzG family protein, with product MGKDNRDKMHPNYEDPFQSPRANPKHSFNQVNGETQRSLHNHVLKVETRKRS
- a CDS encoding YfhH family protein, translated to MSRLYSEMSEHEINQEIREMTEKARKAEQLGIVNEVAVYQRKIMMAKSYLLDPADYKPDEVYELEGDPGSRFKISYMNGIFAWGYRNESDEMEAFPISMLIKF
- the recX gene encoding recombination regulator RecX, which codes for MKITKITVQKKNKSRFNVFIDRGNGEEFGFAIHEEVYIKSGIRKGMELTNEEMEEMKLEDQFQKGLSQAMNFLSYRMRSAEEIRAYLLKKEIEPSTIKAIIQRLEENGYVNDLEFAKMFIRSKITTTKKGPLALKQELKKKGVSDSLIEQAIETYSVEEQVEEATKLATKKAKQDKKLSENARKQKVAQFLQQKGFPWGVVEQAIENASLEKDEDEEREALDIQAIKAHRKYQKYEGWEYKQKMKQFLYRKGFPITLIEEWLDENAELIDR
- a CDS encoding amidohydrolase, with the protein product MKTLFKNATLYPVTSEPFKGDLLISEGKIINISTEIQRNDEMEVIEASGMHLLPGFIDVHTHLGLYDEGTGWAGNDANETHEPLTPHIRAIDGVHPLDIAFNDAIKFGITTAHVMPGSANVIGGQTSVIKTYGQNIQKMIMKQKAGLKIALGENPKRIHSGRHNDSITRMGIMGMLREEFYKALNTDNPECLRTAPILSVLKREMPVRIHAHRADDILSAVRFADEFNLDLRIEHCTEGHLIASELEGRDLQVSVGPTLTRKSKIELKNKTWQTYKVLNDHGVSVSITTDHPYIPIQYLNVCAAIAIREGLSVEQALEGITINPARNLGIDDRVGSLEIGKEADLTLWNDHPFQFSALPNLTMIGGEIVYKKFN
- a CDS encoding GNAT family N-acetyltransferase — translated: MLKKRDLTECHVLYELMVDPAVFPFVRHKAYSVEEFIFLTKQTMEAEENGELISRTILDEWGNPIGTINLFDVQDGCGFLGTWIGKPYHGKGYNQPAKEAFFNELFFEKDIQTIFMRIRKTNVRSERAALKIPYVSLANETRPDIYQQLNANEDIYNLFQIERDSYYMHTVREMAHTPVEEILEA
- a CDS encoding metal-dependent hydrolase: MDTGTHIVMGIALGGLATLDPVIAQDPITTQTVLIGTIIGSNAPDFDTVLKLRNNAVYIRNHRGITHSIPAVLLWPILIAGGLELFIPAAKMLHVWLWTFLAVFLHVFVDIFNAYGTQAVHPFSKKWVALGMINIFDPFIFTAHIIGFILWYQGFHPGYTFLGIYLILIGYYIWRYIDKHQTIKLVKKEVPDATKVIICPTIRWSQKHVAVMSPGQFHVIEVKGNSLTIHDVYDRKPVPNNPILNEAVKDDNLAAFLSFSPVYRWEVEEAEEGYEVRFIDLRYRSKGHYPFVAVVKLDDELNVISSYTGWVYSEKTLRRKLEVATSN
- the sspK gene encoding small, acid-soluble spore protein K, whose amino-acid sequence is MRNKAKNFPNRMSPNGEARAKDEYASKRANGTTQTHPQERMSRSNRTQG
- a CDS encoding TIGR01777 family oxidoreductase — protein: MKIAISGGTGFVGEALTDHFTSQGHHVFILTRNPSGKPVKEHVTYVKWLTDDAETDQLTGIDAIINLAGETINGRWTEEKKEKILSSRIQATREILKIIESMESKPHTLINASAIGYYGTSESEKFDENTTRSGDDFLAKVTEEWESEAQKAEQYGVRVVLTRFGIILDKDEGALPRMALPYKLYAGGPLGSGDQWYSWIHIRDVVGLMDYILHQETIEGPVNATSPHPVQMDDFGRILGKALGRPHWLPLPGFVLRTALGEMSTLILDGQKVFPEKALKHGYKFTYPTLNSALTAIYER
- a CDS encoding YfhD family protein encodes the protein MGKDNRSRKQAKNKQNMAPSDGRDVEFSQELADSEDLQAQERARAADRRARRK